In Macrobrachium rosenbergii isolate ZJJX-2024 chromosome 47, ASM4041242v1, whole genome shotgun sequence, the following are encoded in one genomic region:
- the LOC136830711 gene encoding terminal nucleotidyltransferase 5C isoform X2: MGVVCRCLGSSASLSVSWLRALPSGSVGSAEELLRIRMEGLLNVDMEDQRFAVLSYEQVRQLNDLLHEVVPIHGRGNFPTLEIRLRDLICMVRTKLEADSMTVRDIRINGGAASHILATDSDQAYNDLDLIFAVDLSTPRNYDRVKNAVLEVLLDYLPEGVSKKRMSSCSMKEGYVNKMVKVNDTDRWSLISLSNNGGRNVELKFVDSMKRQFEFSVDSFQIVLDSILLFYDCAEMPMSENFYPTVAGESVYGDFSEALYHLQKKLIATKSPEEIRGGGLLKYCNLIVKDYEPARPEEIKTLERYMCSRFFIDFPDVQQQQTKLEAYLWNHFVGEDEALRYEYLMVLHRVVDESTVCLMGHERRQTLNLIDELACQVFYSEQQRLYAKQQQHCSSSSCSSSSSSSTSSTSSSFDVHIAPPPPVIYSNGYYYAPIVPAPAPPQSYTCTCGWLQCA; encoded by the exons ATGGGTGTTGTTTGTCGCTGTCTTGGTTCAAGTGCTAGCCTGTCGGTCAGTTGGTTGCGTGCATTGCCG AGCGGCAGTGTGGGCAGCGCTGAAGAGCTACTTCGCATCAGAATGGAAGGTCTCCTCAACGTCGACATGGAGGATCAGAGATTTGCTGTTCTCAGCTACGAGCAGGTGCGTCAACTGAATGATTTGTTGCACGAGGTGGTGCCCATACACGGCCGAGGAAACTTCCCGACGTTGGAGATCCGCTTGCGGGACTTGATCTGTATGGTGAGAACTAAGCTGGAAGCTGATTCCATGACAGTGCGCGACATTCGCATTAACGGAGGTGCTGCATCCCATATCCTGGCAACGGATTCCGATCAGGCCTATAACGATCTGGACCTGATCTTCGCCGTGGATCTGAGCACGCCGCGCAACTACGACCGCGTGAAAAACGCCGTTCTCGAAGTGCTGTTGGACTATTTGCCAGAGGGCGTGAGCAAGAAGCGTATGTCGTCTTGCTCGATGAAAGAAGGCTATGTCAACAAAATGGTTAAGGTGAATGACACTGACCGATGGTCACTCATTTCTCTGTCCAACAATGGAGGCAGAAATGTCGAACTCAAGTTCGTCGACAGTATGAAGCGCCAATTTGAGTTCTCTGTCGACTCTTTCCAGATCGTTCTGGACTCCATCTTGCTCTTTTACGACTGTGCAGAGATGCCCATGAGCGAGAACTTCTACCCGACCGTAGCGGGCGAGAGTGTGTACGGCGATTTCAGCGAGGCCCTCTACCACCTGCAGAAGAAGTTGATAGCCACGAAGAGCCCCGAAGAGATTCGAGGCGGTGGTTTGCTCAAGTACTGTAACCTGATCGTGAAGGACTACGAACCCGCCCGCCCCGAGGAGATCAAGACCCTAGAGCGATACATGTGCTCTCGATTCTTCATAGACTTTCCTGACGTTCAACAGCAACAGACGAAACTCGAGGCCTACTTGTGGAACCACTTCGTCGGGGAGGACGAGGCGTTGCGTTACGAATACCTGATGGTTCTGCACCGCGTCGTCGACGAGTCCACAGTCTGCCTGATGGGGCATGAAAGACGCCAAACCCTCAACCTCATTGACGAGCTCGCTTGTCAAGTCTTCTACTCAGAACAGCAGAGATTATACGCCAAACAGCAACAGCATTGTAGTAGCAGCAgctgtagtagtagcagtagcagctcCACAAGCAGCACTAGCAGCAGTTTCGACGTACACATAGCACCTCCTCCTCCAGTCATCTATAGCAATGGGTATTACTATGCCCCCATCGTGCCAGCACCCGCGCCCCCACAGTCTTACACTTGCACGTGTGGGTGGTTGCAGTGCGCCTAG
- the LOC136830711 gene encoding terminal nucleotidyltransferase 5C isoform X3: MEGLLNVDMEDQRFAVLSYEQVRQLNDLLHEVVPIHGRGNFPTLEIRLRDLICMVRTKLEADSMTVRDIRINGGAASHILATDSDQAYNDLDLIFAVDLSTPRNYDRVKNAVLEVLLDYLPEGVSKKRMSSCSMKEGYVNKMVKVNDTDRWSLISLSNNGGRNVELKFVDSMKRQFEFSVDSFQIVLDSILLFYDCAEMPMSENFYPTVAGESVYGDFSEALYHLQKKLIATKSPEEIRGGGLLKYCNLIVKDYEPARPEEIKTLERYMCSRFFIDFPDVQQQQTKLEAYLWNHFVGEDEALRYEYLMVLHRVVDESTVCLMGHERRQTLNLIDELACQVFYSEQQRLYAKQQQHCSSSSCSSSSSSSTSSTSSSFDVHIAPPPPVIYSNGYYYAPIVPAPAPPQSYTCTCGWLQCA; this comes from the coding sequence ATGGAAGGTCTCCTCAACGTCGACATGGAGGATCAGAGATTTGCTGTTCTCAGCTACGAGCAGGTGCGTCAACTGAATGATTTGTTGCACGAGGTGGTGCCCATACACGGCCGAGGAAACTTCCCGACGTTGGAGATCCGCTTGCGGGACTTGATCTGTATGGTGAGAACTAAGCTGGAAGCTGATTCCATGACAGTGCGCGACATTCGCATTAACGGAGGTGCTGCATCCCATATCCTGGCAACGGATTCCGATCAGGCCTATAACGATCTGGACCTGATCTTCGCCGTGGATCTGAGCACGCCGCGCAACTACGACCGCGTGAAAAACGCCGTTCTCGAAGTGCTGTTGGACTATTTGCCAGAGGGCGTGAGCAAGAAGCGTATGTCGTCTTGCTCGATGAAAGAAGGCTATGTCAACAAAATGGTTAAGGTGAATGACACTGACCGATGGTCACTCATTTCTCTGTCCAACAATGGAGGCAGAAATGTCGAACTCAAGTTCGTCGACAGTATGAAGCGCCAATTTGAGTTCTCTGTCGACTCTTTCCAGATCGTTCTGGACTCCATCTTGCTCTTTTACGACTGTGCAGAGATGCCCATGAGCGAGAACTTCTACCCGACCGTAGCGGGCGAGAGTGTGTACGGCGATTTCAGCGAGGCCCTCTACCACCTGCAGAAGAAGTTGATAGCCACGAAGAGCCCCGAAGAGATTCGAGGCGGTGGTTTGCTCAAGTACTGTAACCTGATCGTGAAGGACTACGAACCCGCCCGCCCCGAGGAGATCAAGACCCTAGAGCGATACATGTGCTCTCGATTCTTCATAGACTTTCCTGACGTTCAACAGCAACAGACGAAACTCGAGGCCTACTTGTGGAACCACTTCGTCGGGGAGGACGAGGCGTTGCGTTACGAATACCTGATGGTTCTGCACCGCGTCGTCGACGAGTCCACAGTCTGCCTGATGGGGCATGAAAGACGCCAAACCCTCAACCTCATTGACGAGCTCGCTTGTCAAGTCTTCTACTCAGAACAGCAGAGATTATACGCCAAACAGCAACAGCATTGTAGTAGCAGCAgctgtagtagtagcagtagcagctcCACAAGCAGCACTAGCAGCAGTTTCGACGTACACATAGCACCTCCTCCTCCAGTCATCTATAGCAATGGGTATTACTATGCCCCCATCGTGCCAGCACCCGCGCCCCCACAGTCTTACACTTGCACGTGTGGGTGGTTGCAGTGCGCCTAG